Proteins found in one Panicum hallii strain FIL2 chromosome 4, PHallii_v3.1, whole genome shotgun sequence genomic segment:
- the LOC112888984 gene encoding trigger factor-like protein TIG, Chloroplastic, which translates to MELATTAAAAVASAARPHGPFSSPPAVSVSVSWTSPSLASTSRSLSTSSSASTSRRRRRWLPVASAAVELREAAAGGGDSVRVTETPQPGSSVKFSVEVPTSIIQECYQLTLQEYAKRFKVPGFRPGKIIPENVLINYVGPQHVHDATIEAVLKHTLPQALSSVEDRALEDSVRILTQFDDMRSSFTLDDVFRYDVAVDVAPEVRWLSEDKYKNLKVVVEIDEAVHAEKAAEKELQRRHKALGLLRVVADRGLQIGDLVVLDIFAESINSDGSKGEKISSAESTGFHLDTEENNNLVPGFLGSLIGIRPGETRSFPIQFPESFEQESLRGVRAQFTVVCKELFYRELPEMDDSLAGKLLPGCNTIAEVRERILERCKEVEKTAIEQATDNAILDQLGKLVEVDVPRALFQEQGQQLYGAKLLQLQAERRLDKDQLASLSSQRSVQAYLEDEKENIIRIIKQMLAVGDIFKSENLEYSTEQLIKEIENSVAEFKRYNQDYDEDNIKQQVQDVLEAAKVLEWLKENCTIEYVRR; encoded by the exons ATGGAGCTCGCCACCACCGCCGCGGCCGCAgtcgcctccgccgcgcgcccccATGGGCCCTTCTCATCCCCTCCGGCGGTATCAGTCTCCGTCTCGTGGACCAGCCCCTCGCTCGCCTCCACCTCCCGCTCCCTCTCCacgtcctcctccgcctccacctcgcggcgacgacggcggtgGCTCCCCgtcgcctcggccgccgtggagcTCCGCGAGGccgcggctggtggcggcgacTCCGTCCGCGTCACCGAGACGCCTCAGCCTGGGTCCAGT GTGAAGTTCAGCGTGGAGGTGCCTACCTCGATCATCCAGGAGTGTTACCAATTAACGCTACAGGAGTATGCTAAGCGATTCAAG GTTCCTGGATTTCGGCCTGGGAAGATCATTCCAGAGAACGTTCTTATAAACTATGTTGGACCGCAACATGTACATGATGCCACAATTGAAGCTGTCCTAAAACATACCCTTCCTCAAGCATTATCCTCA GTAGAGGACAGGGCATTAGAAGATTCTGTTCGCATTCTGACTCAGTTTGATGATATGAGAAGTTCTTTCACACTCGATGATGTGTTTAG GTATGATGTTGCTGTGGATGTTGCCCCTGAAGTCCGATGGTTATCAGAAGACAAATATAAGAACCTCAAAGTCGTCGTTGAAATAGATGAAGCTGTTCATGCAGAAAAGGCAGCAGAAAAGGAGCTCCAGCGTCGTCATAAAGCACTGGGCTTACTTAGAGTAGTGGCTGATAGAGGCCTCCAG ATTGGTGATCTCGTTGTACTAGATATATTTGCAGAAAGTATTAACAGCGATGGATCTAAAGGTGAAAAAATTTCATCTGCTGAGAGTACAG GTTTCCACTTGGACACTGAGGAAAATAATAACCTTGTTCCTGGATTTCTTGGTTCGTTGATTGGGATTCGTCCTGGTGAGACTAGATCGTTTCCTATTCAATTCCCTGAGTCATTTGAGCAAGAAAGCCTACGAGGTGTCCGTGCACAATTCACT GTTGTCTGTAAAGAGCTCTTCTACAGAGAGCTGCCAGAAATGGATGATTCGCTTGCTGGAAAGCTCCTTCCAGGATGCAATACCATAGCTGAG GTTCGAGAACGTATATTGGAAAGATGTAAAGAAGTGGAGAAAACAGCCATAGAACAAGCAACAGATAACGCAATCCTTGATCAGCTCGGAAAG TTGGTTGAAGTTGATGTTCCGCGTGCCTTGTTTCAAGAACAAGGCCAACAACTTTATGGAGCCAAACTTCTGCAGCTTCAG GCAGAAAGGAGGCTAGATAAAGACCAGCTAGCATCCCTATCAAGCCAGAGGTCAGTTCAGGCGTACCTAGAAGATGAGAAGGAGAACATTAttagaatcattaaacaaatGCTGGCTGTTGGTGACATTTTTAAGTCCGAAAATTTGGAG TACTCAACTGAACAGCTCATCAAGGAAATTGAAAACTCTGTGGCAGAGTTCAAACGGTACAATCAAGACTATGATGAGGACAACATCAAGCAGCAG GTCCAGGATGTTCTAGAGGCAGCGAAGGTTCTTGAATGGCTCAAGGAGAACTGCACGATCGAGTACGTCAGAAGATGA